In Candidatus Nitrosotenuis cloacae, one DNA window encodes the following:
- a CDS encoding cupredoxin domain-containing protein: protein MNTLAIGSIFAVFALMMVAPSAFADHANVPVSIPAGSSTPGCETTDECFIPNEVTIDVGSEVTWTNDDTAAHTVTSGTATDGPDGEFDSSLFMAGKSFTHKFEAPGEFAYFCLVHPWMSGTVIVQEAHGEEEEASEEGHDEMSHAMTASADGSIMVNIGSVAPAEGEELALEVEFTDADGNTIEHVNFDISATQDGEEVLAESGQHSHSGVADYTTSALGSDSPVDVQVTILGIGLPDDEANWTGPIGETISVNVVPEFGPIAMIILAAAIVSIVAISARSKVIPRL, encoded by the coding sequence ATGAATACATTAGCCATAGGCTCCATCTTTGCAGTCTTTGCTTTGATGATGGTTGCTCCATCCGCATTTGCTGATCATGCAAATGTACCGGTGAGCATTCCAGCAGGTTCTTCAACCCCGGGATGTGAAACAACAGACGAGTGTTTCATCCCAAATGAAGTAACAATTGATGTTGGCAGCGAAGTGACGTGGACAAACGACGACACGGCTGCACACACAGTGACAAGCGGTACTGCAACAGACGGACCAGACGGAGAATTCGACAGTAGTCTTTTCATGGCAGGAAAATCCTTCACACACAAGTTTGAAGCACCGGGCGAATTTGCCTATTTCTGCCTAGTACACCCATGGATGAGCGGTACAGTAATCGTACAAGAAGCCCATGGTGAGGAAGAAGAGGCATCTGAAGAAGGACATGACGAGATGAGCCACGCAATGACTGCGTCAGCAGACGGCTCAATCATGGTCAACATCGGATCCGTTGCACCAGCCGAAGGTGAAGAGCTCGCACTAGAAGTAGAGTTCACCGACGCTGATGGAAACACAATAGAACATGTCAACTTTGACATTTCTGCAACACAAGACGGTGAAGAGGTCCTAGCTGAAAGTGGACAGCACTCACACAGTGGAGTTGCCGACTATACGACATCTGCCCTAGGCTCTGACAGTCCAGTTGATGTCCAAGTAACAATTCTTGGAATCGGATTGCCAGATGACGAAGCAAACTGGACAGGCCCAATAGGTGAAACCATATCAGTGAATGTGGTACCAGAGTTCGGTCCAATTGCCATGATAATCCTAGCAGCTGCAATAGTCAGCATAGTCGCAATCAGCGCAAGATCTAAAGTAATTCCAAGACTTTAG
- a CDS encoding CFI-box-CTERM domain-containing protein, whose protein sequence is MTPAFAQQFQQLPTDKGTLLVNISTDPESPGINELTKVKIDFINPNTNAIQEHIDYKVTVTRGDALVFGPIPLTHTSIGSVTIPVEFRENGEHKIKIDVEGILFQPIPMETVAFTTVIGKAAAEQPADNGQGGGCLIATAAYGTEMASQVQLLREVRDNVVFGTSSGATFMAGFNSFYYSFSPTVADWERQSPIFRDAVRLTLTPMLSSLSILSYADINSEQEMLGYGIGIILLNAGMYLAVPAIIITKIRRK, encoded by the coding sequence ATGACGCCTGCGTTTGCACAGCAGTTCCAGCAGTTGCCAACAGACAAGGGAACGCTGCTGGTAAACATCTCAACTGATCCTGAATCGCCTGGAATCAATGAACTGACCAAGGTGAAGATCGACTTTATCAATCCCAACACAAATGCCATACAGGAACACATCGACTACAAGGTAACTGTGACAAGAGGCGATGCGCTTGTCTTTGGCCCGATCCCACTCACTCACACATCCATAGGATCAGTCACCATACCAGTAGAGTTCAGAGAGAATGGCGAGCACAAGATCAAGATAGACGTAGAGGGAATCTTGTTCCAGCCCATACCGATGGAAACTGTTGCATTCACCACAGTCATAGGCAAGGCAGCAGCCGAGCAGCCTGCAGACAACGGGCAAGGAGGCGGATGCCTGATTGCGACTGCCGCCTACGGAACCGAGATGGCATCACAGGTGCAGTTGCTCAGGGAGGTTAGGGACAACGTGGTGTTTGGTACAAGCTCCGGAGCCACATTCATGGCAGGATTCAACTCGTTCTACTATTCGTTTAGCCCCACGGTTGCAGACTGGGAGCGACAAAGCCCCATATTCAGAGATGCGGTGAGATTGACCCTAACTCCGATGCTGTCGTCCTTGTCAATTTTGAGCTATGCGGACATCAACTCTGAACAGGAGATGCTCGGATACGGCATAGGAATCATCCTGCTAAATGCTGGAATGTACCTTGCGGTGCCAGCCATAATCATAACCAAGATACGTAGAAAATAG